From Streptomyces sp. GSL17-111, one genomic window encodes:
- a CDS encoding ABC transporter permease: MTTPYAAPQAAPAAPGPYQDADHRPAQQVEKSTHLGHAIASEWTKIRSVRSTIWTLAVMFVLVVGIGLLMAFALESGPYAELPVLGGGLFGMMLGQLAIITLGVLTVTSEYSTGMIRTTMTVCPKRTRVLTAKSVVFFALTFVMTLAATGLTALIHSAMLEGKPLSPYDDLTVGTDGSQAVETATATSEQWLQATVGVSLFVALLGLLSLAVGTLLRSTPGGVTTMLGLVLLPFLVSLFLMTESTRDLGEALREYSVLNGLSTLYHMPFEFTEDPSQINGWPLVGLLAAVTAAALIAAYARISTRDV, encoded by the coding sequence ATGACCACGCCCTACGCCGCCCCGCAGGCGGCCCCCGCAGCCCCCGGCCCGTACCAGGACGCCGACCACCGGCCGGCTCAGCAGGTCGAGAAGAGCACCCACCTGGGCCACGCCATCGCCTCGGAGTGGACGAAGATCCGCTCGGTGCGCTCCACCATCTGGACGCTGGCGGTGATGTTCGTGCTCGTCGTGGGCATCGGACTGCTCATGGCCTTCGCGCTGGAGTCCGGCCCGTACGCCGAACTGCCGGTGCTGGGCGGCGGGCTGTTCGGCATGATGCTCGGCCAGCTCGCGATCATCACCCTCGGCGTGCTGACGGTGACCTCCGAGTACAGCACCGGCATGATCCGCACCACGATGACGGTGTGCCCGAAGCGCACCCGCGTCCTGACGGCCAAGTCCGTCGTCTTCTTCGCGCTGACGTTCGTCATGACGCTCGCCGCGACCGGTCTGACGGCGCTGATCCACTCCGCGATGCTGGAGGGGAAGCCACTCTCGCCCTACGACGACCTGACCGTCGGCACAGACGGCTCCCAGGCCGTGGAGACGGCGACGGCGACCTCCGAGCAGTGGCTCCAGGCCACCGTCGGCGTCTCCCTGTTCGTCGCGCTCCTCGGCCTGCTCTCGCTGGCCGTCGGCACGCTGCTGCGCAGCACCCCCGGCGGGGTGACGACGATGCTCGGGCTGGTGCTGCTGCCGTTCCTGGTCTCGCTGTTCCTGATGACGGAGAGCACCCGGGACCTGGGCGAGGCGCTGCGCGAGTACTCCGTGCTCAACGGGCTCTCGACGCTCTACCACATGCCCTTCGAGTTCACCGAGGACCCGTCGCAGATCAACGGCTGGCCGCTGGTGGGGCTGCTCGCCGCCGTCACGGCGGCCGCCCTGATCGCCGCCTACGCGCGGATCAGCACCCGCGACGTGTGA
- a CDS encoding ATP/GTP-binding protein, whose translation MSPRRNRPRGGVSNGNGRVAEGRRSIGLESTESWRGEEWAVRRVSGGAAGKPYRCPGCDQLLPPGTPHVVAWQRDGDVDDRRHWHGPCWSARDRRAPRAQRSRNAPRY comes from the coding sequence GTGTCTCCGCGTCGTAACCGCCCGCGCGGCGGTGTCAGCAACGGCAACGGTCGCGTGGCGGAGGGACGGCGGAGCATCGGGCTGGAGAGCACCGAGAGCTGGCGGGGCGAGGAGTGGGCGGTCCGCCGCGTCAGCGGCGGCGCTGCCGGGAAGCCCTACCGCTGCCCCGGCTGCGACCAGCTGCTCCCGCCCGGGACGCCGCACGTCGTCGCCTGGCAGCGGGACGGCGACGTCGACGACCGGCGGCACTGGCACGGTCCGTGCTGGTCGGCGAGGGACCGCAGGGCGCCCCGGGCCCAGCGCTCCCGGAACGCGCCCCGGTACTGA
- a CDS encoding ABC transporter ATP-binding protein codes for MLELRAVTAGYDRRAPVLRDVDLTVADGEAVGLLGPSGCGKSTLARVAALLHRPDAGEVRLAGTPVPGFRHRAPRALRTAVGVVFQQPRQAADPRLKLRDLIAEPLRATGRAAEVADRLAELAPAVGLGGDLLSRGPHEVSDGQLQRACVARALVLRPRLLICDEMTAMLDASTTAALVGVVEEYRAATGAALLAVGHDRILLDRWCDRVTQLPAGAPARA; via the coding sequence ATGCTTGAACTGCGCGCCGTCACCGCCGGATACGACCGCCGCGCCCCGGTGCTGCGGGACGTCGACCTGACCGTGGCCGACGGGGAGGCGGTGGGCCTGCTCGGGCCGAGCGGCTGCGGCAAGTCCACCCTCGCCCGCGTCGCCGCCCTGCTGCACCGCCCGGACGCGGGGGAGGTGCGGCTGGCGGGGACGCCCGTCCCCGGGTTCCGGCACCGCGCCCCGAGGGCGTTGCGCACGGCGGTCGGCGTCGTCTTCCAGCAGCCCCGGCAGGCCGCCGACCCCCGGCTGAAGCTGCGCGACCTGATCGCCGAGCCGCTGCGGGCCACCGGGCGGGCCGCGGAGGTGGCCGACCGCCTGGCCGAGCTGGCGCCCGCCGTCGGGCTCGGCGGGGACCTGCTCTCCCGGGGCCCGCACGAGGTCAGCGACGGCCAGCTCCAGCGGGCCTGCGTCGCCCGTGCCCTCGTCCTGCGGCCCCGGCTGCTGATCTGCGACGAGATGACGGCGATGCTCGACGCGTCCACGACGGCGGCGCTCGTCGGGGTGGTGGAGGAGTACCGGGCCGCCACCGGGGCCGCGCTGCTGGCCGTGGGCCACGACCGGATCCTCCTCGACCGCTGGTGCGACCGCGTGACGCAGCTCCCGGCGGGGGCGCCCGCGCGGGCGTGA
- a CDS encoding ABC transporter ATP-binding protein, with product MSGDRTVAAVRDVSFTLAAGECLALVGESGCGKSVLASALLGLLPGNARVRGAVHTDGRELLAADEDVLAREVRGRRIGLIPQSPAGHLTPVRTVRSQLAETVRELTGVRGSELPDAVAAAAGRAAFPLDHLDRYPHELSGGLAQRAATALALVGDAPLLIADEPTTGLDRELVDRTVDELRRHTDDGRGLLVITHDLSAAARIADRVAVMYAGQVVELADAKGFFGTPGPRHPYAAGLLAALPEREFTPIPGMPPELDVLPEGCAFAPRCGRATEACAQRPDLTDGLACHHALDPAHA from the coding sequence ATGAGCGGCGACCGGACCGTCGCCGCCGTCCGTGACGTCTCCTTCACCCTCGCCGCCGGGGAGTGCCTGGCGCTGGTGGGGGAGAGCGGCTGCGGCAAGTCCGTGCTGGCCTCCGCGCTGCTCGGCCTGCTGCCCGGCAACGCCCGGGTGCGGGGCGCCGTGCACACCGACGGGCGGGAGCTGCTCGCGGCGGACGAGGACGTCCTCGCCCGTGAGGTGCGCGGCCGGCGCATCGGCCTCATCCCGCAGAGCCCCGCCGGACACCTCACCCCCGTCCGCACCGTGCGGTCCCAGCTCGCCGAGACCGTCCGCGAACTGACCGGCGTCCGGGGGAGCGAGCTGCCGGACGCGGTGGCGGCGGCGGCCGGACGCGCCGCCTTCCCCCTCGACCACCTCGACCGGTACCCGCACGAGCTCTCCGGCGGCCTGGCGCAGCGCGCCGCGACCGCCCTCGCCCTCGTCGGGGACGCGCCGCTGCTCATCGCCGACGAGCCCACGACCGGGCTCGACCGGGAGCTGGTCGACCGCACGGTGGACGAGCTGCGCCGCCACACCGACGACGGGCGCGGCCTGCTGGTGATCACCCACGACCTGTCCGCAGCTGCCCGCATCGCCGACCGGGTGGCCGTCATGTACGCCGGTCAGGTGGTCGAACTCGCCGACGCCAAGGGCTTCTTCGGGACCCCCGGCCCCCGTCACCCCTACGCCGCCGGGCTCCTCGCGGCCCTCCCGGAGCGGGAGTTCACCCCGATCCCCGGCATGCCGCCCGAGCTGGACGTCCTCCCGGAGGGCTGCGCCTTCGCCCCCCGCTGCGGGCGGGCCACCGAGGCCTGCGCCCAGCGGCCGGACCTGACCGACGGCCTCGCCTGCCACCACGCCCTGGACCCCGCCCATGCTTGA